CTAAGAGAATCCTCCACTCTTAACGTATCTTTCTCACGATCAAATTCAAATTGCCATTGTGGATTTGAAAGATTTCCCTTTAGGGTTTCAACTAATTTTCTTGATGTCATTTTCATCTTATTTCCTCCTTCCCTTATAAGAAGTTCCACATATAAACAATTACATGTTAAACAGTTATTGTATTGATAAATTCCTGAATTTGTTCTTTAGATTTTCTATCTTTATTTACATAACGGCCAACTTCTTTTCCTTTATGAAAGGCAACAAAGCTCGGAATACCAAATATGTCTAGTTCAACACAAAGGTCAATAAATTGATCTCGGTCTACATAATAAAATGTAAATGTACTGTTTTCTTCTTCTAGCTCTGGAAGAACTGGCTCAATCACACGGCAGTCAGGACACCAGTCTGCTGAGAACATGAAAATGACCTTTTCATTTTCTATAATTTGTTTATATTCATCTACTGATGTTAATTTTTGCATTATAATATCCTCCTAAAAAATGGTTTGTTATCATAAGTTGTTCATCTTAACTTAGTCGGCATTTGAGAACTTTTCCTCACACCTTTTGTAGAAATAGCATATTATCTTAAACAAAAAGCGTAGTTCTAGTGTATATGATTGTTGTATATGTTTCCACTTTCCCATCTTGCACGTAATAGAAAACCTATTTATTGAACAGAATTAGCAATCATCATCATAGCTTCAGCGTCTTCTACTACATCGTTCCCCTTAGCTTCAGTAGTTACCTTTGTACCTCCTACGCCAACTGTCACTTCATATTTATTTTCTTCAATTTTAACGACAAATAAGTAACCAAAGCGATCCTTTTGTTCAAACGTTTTTGAAATAAATGGATCCTGATACTGCTCTGTTAGAGTTTCATAGGAAACTTTACTACTTTTTGGCTCTTTCAAATTAACAAAAAGGATATAACTTTTATCTCCATTTTCAAGTAAAACATTATAATCATTTTTTTCTTTTATCTTAAAATCATTTGGCAAGTAAAATGAAAATTGTTCTGTTTCTTCATTAACTTTCAACTCCTCATCATCAAATGCCTGTTTTGTGTAATCAATAGAATCATTCCTAAGACTCTCTTCAGATTGGGTGCAACCTGAAAGTAGGACTAAAATTATGACCAGAATGAAAAAGCTATATTTCCTCATATACATCCCCCTTTTTATGAATCCTACAGAATTAGCGCTATTTATTTAGACCTTAAAATTTGCTTTTACATAAAGTCTCTTACATCATAACCTCTTCTTTTTTATATTAGCAAGACAAAGTAAATAAGCTAAAATCTCCGGTTTTGGATAAAATATGGTAAAATGGATGTAAACTCTATTTGGAGGGATATGATGGAATTTATTGTTTACTTGGCAGGAGAAATACATACAGATTGGCGCGAGCAATTAAAAAAGGAAACTGCAAAACGTAATTTACCTTTTACATTTGTAGGACCAATGGAACGACATGATTTATCCGATGATATTGGTGAAAAAATTATTGGAGAACAACCGGGACCTGTTTACAAAGATGAAGCTGCATCATCCATTAATAATTTGCGAACATCTTTGTTAATGAATAAAGCTGACCTTGTTATCGCACTATTTGGAGAAAAATACAAGCAGTGGAATACCGCAATGGACGCAAGTACAGCTATTACATTAAACAAACCTCTTATTTTAATAAGACCTGAACAGCTTCATCATCCATTAAAAGAGTTGTCTAATAAAGCAAATGTAACTGTTGAAAACATTCAACAAGCACTTGACGTCCTATCATATGTAGTTGAAGCATGAGTTAAAAGACTAGGGTACACTACCCTAGTCTTTTCATTTAGGCTTCTTCGTATCTATTGGCTGACTTTTTGCTCTTGAAAGAATTTCTACTCTAGCTTTAAGTTGTTTTTTTGTAAATTCCATAAGCTCTGAGTTGCTTTTTTTGTCATGTTCACCTTCGCCCAGTATCATTCCTTCAGCATTTAGAGCTAAAGAAAGTGGTGCTAATTGTTCGAGCTTTTTTAATACTCTGTCTAGTAAATGAGGGTGTTCGTTAATTAACCTTTGTAATAAAAACGTTCCATAAGCAATATGCC
This Metabacillus endolithicus DNA region includes the following protein-coding sequences:
- a CDS encoding thioredoxin family protein, whose amino-acid sequence is MQKLTSVDEYKQIIENEKVIFMFSADWCPDCRVIEPVLPELEEENSTFTFYYVDRDQFIDLCVELDIFGIPSFVAFHKGKEVGRYVNKDRKSKEQIQEFINTITV
- a CDS encoding YtoQ family protein yields the protein MEFIVYLAGEIHTDWREQLKKETAKRNLPFTFVGPMERHDLSDDIGEKIIGEQPGPVYKDEAASSINNLRTSLLMNKADLVIALFGEKYKQWNTAMDASTAITLNKPLILIRPEQLHHPLKELSNKANVTVENIQQALDVLSYVVEA